One Spirochaeta africana DSM 8902 genomic window carries:
- a CDS encoding DUF4230 domain-containing protein: protein MDTGAKRRKILIWLLAAVILLGSGAVLLQQQMRSRATAAALPQLEQRIRAVLQLHTAEHLYRDVIYVGEQTRTLGFATRDQHLLFAIQLRVRAGIDLDDSSLLLAPGRAGEIQVTLPPARILSVQADEHSIHEYFSGGRGTPITMLSYFEEIAAAKDLAAADARQRGILQQAYRNAQEIISNILELDGTARVVFTGEDNA from the coding sequence GTGGATACGGGTGCGAAACGGCGAAAAATCCTGATATGGCTGCTGGCTGCGGTGATCCTGCTGGGATCTGGTGCCGTTCTGCTGCAGCAGCAGATGCGGTCTCGTGCCACGGCGGCGGCTTTGCCGCAGCTCGAACAGCGAATCCGTGCGGTGCTGCAGCTGCACACCGCTGAGCACCTGTACCGCGATGTCATCTATGTCGGAGAGCAGACCCGCACCCTGGGGTTTGCAACCCGTGATCAGCATCTGCTGTTTGCAATCCAGCTGCGGGTGCGTGCCGGGATAGATCTCGATGACTCCAGTCTGCTGCTTGCGCCTGGCAGGGCCGGGGAGATACAGGTTACCCTGCCACCGGCACGGATTCTCTCTGTGCAGGCAGATGAACACAGTATACACGAATATTTCTCCGGCGGCCGCGGCACACCGATCACCATGCTGAGCTATTTTGAAGAGATCGCCGCCGCCAAGGATCTGGCGGCGGCCGATGCGCGGCAGCGCGGGATTCTGCAGCAGGCCTACCGAAACGCACAGGAGATTATCAGCAATATTCTGGAACTGGATGGAACAGCCAGGGTAGTATTTACCGGGGAGGACAACGCATAA
- a CDS encoding DUF4230 domain-containing protein, with the protein MLRLPFKILLTTVIAAVVIASAAVLYQRLTGTPLLPDLRPVTRSRTAHSELLFQEARDIYQLVTAEYVVKTVFPHDFIPGGYSIERILQRVRGAREPVSELLSRRELAYLELYNLGLETGLPARTDSTRFIVFTAVLTAGYDLENTVFADPNNDSSRAVRVYHIDGEPALDVVVPSPAILSVELKDPTRETYRYPDIPVTPGQLQQISRYLHQQLQDHAHSRRLLAAADQNGRRFLQQTFEAAGYATVRLLSQQEFDGGRKE; encoded by the coding sequence ATGCTGCGCCTGCCGTTTAAGATCCTGCTGACAACAGTGATCGCCGCTGTGGTGATTGCATCTGCCGCCGTCCTGTACCAGCGCCTGACCGGCACCCCCCTGCTGCCGGATCTCCGGCCTGTTACCCGCAGCCGGACAGCCCACTCGGAGCTCCTGTTCCAGGAAGCACGAGACATCTATCAACTGGTTACCGCAGAGTATGTGGTAAAAACCGTTTTTCCTCATGACTTTATTCCCGGCGGCTACTCGATCGAGCGTATTCTGCAGCGGGTTCGCGGGGCACGGGAGCCGGTTTCGGAACTCCTGTCCCGTCGCGAACTGGCGTATCTGGAGCTGTATAACCTTGGCCTGGAGACCGGACTGCCGGCACGCACCGACTCCACCCGGTTCATTGTGTTTACCGCGGTTCTGACCGCTGGCTACGATCTGGAGAACACCGTTTTTGCCGACCCGAACAACGACAGCTCCCGGGCAGTGCGGGTGTACCACATCGACGGTGAACCGGCACTGGATGTCGTGGTGCCGTCACCGGCGATTCTCTCTGTCGAGTTAAAGGATCCTACCCGGGAAACCTATCGTTACCCGGACATACCGGTTACCCCGGGGCAGCTGCAGCAGATCAGCCGCTATCTGCATCAGCAGCTGCAGGACCATGCCCACAGCCGTCGTCTGCTGGCGGCAGCAGATCAGAATGGCCGGCGCTTTCTGCAGCAGACATTCGAGGCTGCCGGGTACGCAACGGTACGCTTGCTCAGTCAACAGGAATTTGATGGAGGCCGCAAGGAATGA
- the trxA gene encoding thioredoxin encodes MVEVLTTEAFKEKIFDFENSSEWSYKGDKPAVIDFYADWCGPCKMVAPILEELASEYEGKINIYKINTDEQQELSAAFGIQSIPSILFIPTDEQPQMAAGALPKDSFKKAFKDILKVE; translated from the coding sequence ATGGTTGAGGTATTAACCACCGAGGCATTCAAGGAAAAAATATTCGATTTTGAAAACAGCAGTGAATGGAGCTACAAGGGCGACAAGCCTGCAGTTATCGATTTTTACGCTGACTGGTGCGGCCCGTGCAAGATGGTTGCGCCGATTCTTGAGGAACTTGCCAGCGAGTACGAAGGCAAGATCAACATCTACAAGATCAACACCGATGAGCAGCAGGAGCTGTCGGCTGCCTTTGGTATCCAGAGCATTCCCTCGATCCTGTTCATCCCCACCGACGAACAGCCCCAGATGGCTGCTGGCGCTCTGCCAAAGGATTCCTTCAAGAAGGCATTCAAGGATATCCTGAAGGTCGAGTAG
- a CDS encoding hemolysin family protein, with amino-acid sequence MLYSFIALGILLILSAFFSGTETAYTSLSTAQIHQLRSQHPGRGRLVAHLTEHPDILLTTVLIGNNLANIGASTLAADITAQMFGRGALSITTGLLTLFVLIFGEVTPKQLAIFHNDFWALHTARLIYLLSLLLRPVIIFISGASRLITRLSRTRRQHQLSLESILNIVRHGEMTGVIESFQGRMVKSLFKLNDVPVSAILTHRTQVVSVEKQTPIARVFETCIQRGFSRLPVYDKDPERIVGVALFRDVGAAYQLQHGNKPVKTVMLEPVFVSENRKVEDVFNTLKRENLNMVIVLDEYGGLAGIVTMEDVVEELLGEMYDENELKLGEKILALNDNEYRVFADTPVYQFNEYFAATLPEDSAAQTIGGYLTNLLGRIPTSHQIIDTPCGRFVVERMARKHIITLRYRPTAGSDTESEES; translated from the coding sequence ATGCTGTATTCATTTATTGCGCTCGGGATTCTGTTGATCCTCTCGGCTTTCTTCTCCGGTACCGAGACGGCGTACACCTCACTCTCCACGGCTCAGATCCATCAACTGCGCAGCCAGCATCCTGGTCGGGGGCGTCTGGTGGCGCATCTTACCGAACACCCGGACATTCTGCTTACCACCGTGCTGATCGGAAACAACCTGGCCAACATCGGCGCCTCTACCCTGGCGGCAGACATCACCGCCCAGATGTTCGGACGCGGTGCCCTCAGCATTACCACCGGCCTGTTGACCCTGTTTGTACTCATCTTTGGCGAGGTAACCCCCAAACAGCTGGCAATCTTTCACAACGACTTCTGGGCACTGCACACAGCACGGCTGATCTACCTGCTTTCCCTGCTGCTGCGTCCCGTAATTATCTTCATCAGCGGTGCCAGCCGCCTGATTACCCGACTCAGCCGCACCCGGCGACAGCACCAGCTCTCGCTCGAATCGATCCTGAACATTGTACGCCACGGCGAGATGACCGGTGTTATCGAGAGTTTCCAGGGGCGCATGGTGAAAAGCCTGTTCAAGCTCAACGATGTCCCGGTGTCGGCGATACTGACCCACCGGACCCAGGTGGTAAGTGTGGAGAAACAGACACCGATTGCCCGGGTGTTTGAAACCTGTATCCAGCGAGGGTTTTCCCGACTCCCGGTATACGACAAGGATCCGGAGCGCATCGTCGGGGTCGCCCTGTTCCGGGATGTGGGCGCGGCATATCAGCTGCAGCACGGCAACAAACCGGTCAAGACGGTAATGCTGGAGCCCGTCTTTGTGTCGGAAAACCGCAAGGTCGAGGACGTATTCAACACCCTCAAGCGGGAAAACCTCAATATGGTCATCGTACTTGATGAATACGGCGGTCTGGCCGGCATCGTAACCATGGAGGATGTGGTAGAGGAACTGCTCGGCGAGATGTACGACGAAAACGAGCTGAAGCTCGGGGAAAAGATCCTGGCGCTCAACGACAATGAGTATCGGGTCTTTGCCGACACCCCGGTCTATCAGTTCAACGAGTATTTTGCTGCCACCCTGCCGGAAGACAGCGCGGCTCAGACAATTGGCGGGTATCTTACCAACCTGCTTGGCAGAATTCCCACGTCCCACCAGATAATCGATACCCCCTGCGGGCGTTTTGTGGTCGAGCGGATGGCACGCAAGCACATTATAACCCTGCGCTACCGTCCGACAGCGGGCTCCGATACGGAATCCGAAGAATCCTGA
- the leuS gene encoding leucine--tRNA ligase, whose protein sequence is MSAYPFKEIEPKWQQYWLQNKTFKAKEDPSFPPEKRRYVLDMFPYPSAAGLHVGHPEGYTATDIYCRFLRMQGYNVLHPMGFDSFGLAAETYAIQNGTHPRTSTEQNIDRFREQIRSLGFSYDWDREVSTHKPDYYRWTQWIFLKLYERGLAYMAEIPMWYCEALGTVLANEEVITTPDGPRSERGNHPVERRPLRQWMLRITAYADRLLEGLDDLDWPESIKAMQRNWIGRSEGANVRFQLVDTAAADTQDDIEVFTTRPDTLFGATYMVLAPEHPLVDRITTTEQRAQVDRYIELARTKSDLERTDLAKEKTGVFTGAYAVNPVNGAHIPIWISDYILLSYGTGAIMAVPAHDTRDFEFARTFDLPITPVVAPADGGAAVTDGSEMTEAFTDEGIAINSGQFNGMPTAEFKQAITAWLAEQGLGSHAVNYKLRDWIFSRQRYWGEPIPLVHCEDGSIQPLPEDQLPLTLPEVETYKPTGTGESPLANVAEWVNTGCPAEPGKQGTRETNTMPQWAGSCWYFLRYIDPHNTEQLVDPEKAAYWMPVDLYVGGAEHAVLHLLYARFWHKVLFDLGVVHTEEPFTRLVNQGMILGEGGVKMSKSLGNVINPDDIVAEFGADAMRVYEMFMGPLRQSKPWNTQGLSGVYRFLDRVWKLGQRSLSDAQPPEALQRTLHKTIRKVARDTENLDFNTAISQMMIFINEISKENTHYRQLWEPFVLVLAPYAPHLAEELWQQLGHTETLAYESFPIWDEELCRDNEVEVVFQVNGKVRDKAVLPADSDKQALEAAARASEKIQGYLDGKTVVKVIAVPRKLVNFVIR, encoded by the coding sequence ATGAGCGCATACCCATTCAAAGAGATAGAACCCAAGTGGCAGCAGTACTGGCTGCAGAACAAAACCTTCAAGGCGAAAGAGGATCCCTCCTTTCCGCCGGAGAAGCGTCGCTATGTACTGGACATGTTTCCCTACCCATCGGCTGCCGGCCTGCATGTCGGACACCCCGAGGGATATACCGCAACCGATATCTACTGCCGGTTCCTGCGAATGCAGGGCTATAACGTGCTCCATCCGATGGGCTTCGATTCATTCGGCCTGGCTGCGGAGACCTATGCTATCCAGAATGGTACCCATCCGCGCACCAGCACCGAGCAGAACATCGATCGCTTTCGCGAGCAGATCCGCAGCCTCGGGTTCTCTTACGACTGGGACCGTGAGGTATCTACCCACAAGCCGGATTACTACCGCTGGACCCAATGGATCTTTCTGAAACTCTATGAACGCGGACTGGCCTACATGGCCGAGATTCCCATGTGGTACTGCGAAGCGCTGGGCACGGTGCTGGCAAACGAGGAGGTGATCACCACCCCGGATGGACCTCGTTCGGAACGCGGCAATCATCCGGTTGAGCGCCGTCCGCTGCGACAGTGGATGCTCCGGATAACCGCCTATGCCGACCGTCTGCTGGAGGGACTGGACGATCTCGACTGGCCGGAGTCCATCAAGGCAATGCAGCGCAACTGGATTGGCCGCAGCGAGGGGGCAAACGTCCGGTTTCAGCTGGTCGATACCGCTGCAGCCGACACTCAGGACGATATCGAGGTCTTCACCACCCGTCCCGACACCCTGTTTGGCGCCACCTATATGGTGCTGGCACCGGAACACCCCCTGGTAGATCGCATTACCACCACCGAACAGCGTGCACAGGTCGACCGCTACATAGAGCTGGCTCGCACCAAGTCGGATCTGGAACGTACTGACCTGGCCAAGGAAAAAACCGGGGTTTTTACCGGTGCCTATGCAGTGAATCCGGTCAACGGGGCGCACATCCCGATCTGGATATCCGACTACATCCTGTTGAGCTACGGTACCGGGGCTATTATGGCGGTTCCGGCTCATGATACCCGGGACTTCGAGTTTGCGCGTACCTTCGACCTGCCGATCACTCCGGTGGTAGCCCCGGCCGACGGCGGTGCTGCCGTGACCGACGGCAGCGAAATGACCGAGGCCTTTACCGATGAAGGGATCGCGATCAATTCCGGTCAGTTCAACGGGATGCCTACCGCCGAATTCAAGCAGGCTATTACCGCCTGGCTGGCGGAACAGGGACTGGGCAGTCATGCGGTCAATTACAAGCTGCGCGACTGGATTTTCAGCCGTCAGCGCTACTGGGGGGAGCCGATTCCGCTGGTACATTGCGAGGACGGCAGCATCCAGCCACTCCCCGAGGATCAGCTCCCGCTGACACTCCCCGAGGTCGAGACCTACAAGCCCACTGGCACCGGCGAGTCGCCGCTGGCTAATGTTGCAGAATGGGTCAATACCGGCTGCCCCGCCGAGCCGGGGAAACAGGGAACCCGCGAAACCAACACCATGCCGCAATGGGCCGGTTCCTGCTGGTATTTCCTGCGGTACATCGATCCGCACAACACCGAGCAGCTGGTAGATCCGGAAAAGGCTGCCTACTGGATGCCCGTCGACCTTTATGTGGGCGGGGCCGAGCATGCGGTACTCCACCTGCTGTATGCCCGATTCTGGCACAAGGTGCTGTTTGACCTGGGCGTGGTACATACCGAGGAGCCGTTTACCCGCCTGGTAAACCAGGGAATGATCCTGGGTGAGGGCGGGGTCAAGATGTCTAAATCTCTGGGCAATGTAATCAACCCCGATGACATCGTTGCCGAGTTTGGCGCCGATGCAATGCGCGTATACGAGATGTTCATGGGACCGCTGCGGCAGTCAAAGCCCTGGAACACCCAGGGGTTGAGCGGGGTATACCGCTTTCTCGACCGGGTCTGGAAACTCGGTCAGCGCAGCCTCAGCGATGCCCAGCCGCCGGAAGCACTGCAGCGAACCCTGCACAAGACTATCCGCAAGGTTGCCCGGGACACCGAGAACCTGGACTTTAATACCGCGATTTCTCAGATGATGATCTTCATCAACGAAATAAGCAAAGAAAACACCCACTACCGGCAGTTGTGGGAGCCCTTTGTGCTGGTGCTGGCTCCGTACGCGCCGCACCTGGCCGAGGAACTCTGGCAGCAGCTTGGCCATACCGAAACCCTGGCTTACGAATCCTTCCCGATCTGGGACGAGGAGCTGTGTCGCGATAATGAGGTCGAGGTGGTGTTTCAGGTAAACGGAAAAGTCCGCGACAAGGCGGTACTGCCGGCTGACAGCGACAAGCAGGCACTGGAGGCGGCGGCACGGGCCAGCGAGAAGATCCAGGGCTACCTCGACGGGAAAACCGTGGTCAAGGTCATTGCGGTGCCGCGTAAACTGGTCAACTTCGTGATCAGGTAG
- the pheA gene encoding prephenate dehydratase, producing MILVINHIASAEFRAALEREVSLRGGLFSPLPGTTATGVVYGLSPEAARHIQDLDGVTESALLDTAVAQTAEDAVCSCGGVSIGGGRISPIIRVSGSTEQMTAALTAARDAGAVLGWISCGRPGLLETLPTPTELEGLRAAAAMGVIVPVGSADSVAAFAGAAAGLHVPYWHMQNEPLLAAVGAEKLPVFLSRHPGATLQEWLAAAEQIKRNGNSHIVLVEEGEHAPTPSGRGIDIVAIAHLFNTVDWPLLVAPGAFGLHGAQLGRIALGVIAAGADGIVIDAAASDNQQLSAVIEQFQRMVLDIEVLEVPLERELVRPPSRYNLPTTDTSAMNQKSPRSGSNPAAAAASGLDMVAFQGERGAYSEAAMRRYFGESEAEPLPCASFHDVFVSVLNHRVRYGIIPLENSLAGSVHENYDHFLQFRDIKIIGEVQIRIEHALIVPPGSRLEQIRRVYSHPQGLAQCSRFLQQFPAWERIPFYDTAGSVQHIAEAGDPSQAAIAGAAAAEVYGMAVVREGIENNPLNFTRFAVIARADEQEPAEASKASMVFSTPDTPGALLRCMSILAQHGLNLKKIESRPIFGKPWQYRFYVDVEVAPGGEQLAAALAALPQEAEDVRLIGRYPVRV from the coding sequence ATGATACTGGTAATCAATCACATAGCCTCGGCAGAGTTCAGGGCGGCACTTGAGCGTGAGGTCTCGCTGCGTGGCGGCTTGTTTTCGCCGCTGCCGGGGACGACTGCAACCGGGGTTGTGTATGGCCTGTCGCCGGAGGCGGCCCGCCATATCCAGGATCTGGACGGGGTGACCGAGTCTGCCCTGCTGGATACCGCAGTGGCACAGACCGCAGAGGATGCGGTCTGCAGCTGTGGCGGTGTCAGTATCGGTGGGGGCCGCATTTCGCCCATCATCCGGGTGAGCGGCTCCACCGAACAGATGACGGCAGCCTTGACCGCCGCACGGGATGCCGGCGCCGTACTGGGCTGGATAAGCTGCGGCAGGCCCGGCTTGCTGGAAACCCTGCCAACACCGACTGAACTGGAGGGCTTGCGTGCAGCGGCCGCTATGGGGGTTATTGTCCCTGTCGGCAGCGCCGATTCGGTTGCGGCGTTTGCCGGGGCAGCGGCAGGGCTGCATGTTCCCTACTGGCATATGCAGAATGAGCCCCTGCTTGCTGCCGTCGGTGCCGAGAAGCTGCCGGTTTTCCTGAGCCGCCATCCTGGGGCAACCCTGCAGGAATGGCTGGCGGCTGCTGAACAGATCAAGCGCAACGGCAACAGCCATATCGTGCTGGTAGAGGAGGGGGAGCATGCCCCGACCCCGAGCGGACGCGGAATAGATATTGTGGCCATTGCCCACCTGTTCAACACCGTAGACTGGCCGTTGCTGGTGGCTCCCGGTGCCTTCGGTCTGCATGGTGCCCAGCTTGGCAGGATCGCTCTGGGGGTGATTGCTGCCGGTGCCGATGGGATTGTGATTGATGCAGCTGCATCCGACAATCAGCAGCTGTCTGCGGTTATCGAACAGTTTCAGCGCATGGTGCTGGATATCGAGGTGCTCGAGGTGCCGCTGGAGCGGGAGCTGGTACGTCCGCCGTCACGTTATAACCTGCCAACCACCGATACCTCGGCCATGAATCAGAAAAGCCCCCGCAGTGGCAGTAACCCGGCAGCAGCTGCAGCAAGCGGACTGGATATGGTGGCGTTTCAGGGAGAGCGCGGCGCCTATTCCGAGGCAGCCATGCGGCGCTACTTCGGCGAGTCGGAGGCGGAACCCCTGCCCTGCGCTTCTTTCCATGATGTATTTGTGTCGGTGTTGAACCACCGGGTGCGTTACGGGATTATCCCCCTGGAGAATTCGCTGGCCGGTTCGGTACACGAGAACTATGATCATTTCCTGCAGTTCCGTGATATCAAGATCATTGGTGAGGTGCAGATCCGCATTGAGCATGCCCTGATTGTACCGCCAGGCAGCCGGCTGGAGCAGATTCGTCGGGTATATTCCCATCCACAGGGGCTGGCACAGTGTTCGAGGTTCCTGCAGCAGTTTCCCGCCTGGGAGCGCATCCCCTTTTATGACACTGCAGGATCGGTACAGCATATAGCCGAGGCCGGGGATCCCTCCCAGGCGGCAATAGCCGGCGCTGCAGCTGCCGAGGTATACGGGATGGCGGTAGTACGGGAGGGTATCGAGAACAATCCCCTGAATTTTACCAGGTTTGCGGTTATCGCACGGGCGGATGAGCAGGAACCCGCTGAGGCCAGCAAGGCATCCATGGTGTTCAGTACCCCGGACACCCCGGGGGCACTGCTGCGTTGTATGAGTATCCTTGCTCAGCACGGGCTGAACCTGAAAAAGATCGAGTCACGGCCGATTTTCGGCAAGCCCTGGCAGTACCGGTTTTACGTCGATGTTGAGGTTGCCCCTGGCGGAGAACAGCTTGCGGCTGCCCTGGCGGCACTGCCGCAGGAGGCAGAGGATGTGCGACTGATCGGCCGGTATCCGGTTCGGGTGTAA
- a CDS encoding transglycosylase SLT domain-containing protein, protein MALLGCSTSSFTADKQLHAHRKLRAEYAQSIRTRSSVEEGEIKNKPVLTYPWVETILRSDAPGLELYRNPATHAHVRDFFIELAGSEEVALPILYHAERQDVPLFLAFSLVFVESSFRIDAINQNPTSTDRGLFQLNNLSFPHLSLDDYFHPDTNAYHGVSYMRYTLDSMGDVERALAMYNAGRSRVVRNQIPESTVRYVQRVLSHRNQMMDEFRAYILETFPPTV, encoded by the coding sequence ATGGCACTTTTGGGCTGCAGTACTTCCAGTTTTACTGCCGACAAGCAGCTGCATGCCCATCGCAAACTGCGGGCTGAGTATGCCCAGTCTATTCGCACCCGCTCCTCGGTGGAGGAGGGAGAGATCAAGAACAAGCCGGTGCTGACCTACCCGTGGGTCGAGACAATCCTGCGCAGTGATGCACCGGGGCTGGAACTCTACCGGAATCCGGCTACGCATGCCCACGTCCGTGATTTTTTTATCGAGCTTGCAGGGAGCGAAGAGGTGGCCTTGCCAATCCTGTACCATGCCGAGCGACAGGACGTGCCGTTGTTTCTGGCGTTTTCCCTGGTGTTCGTAGAAAGCTCGTTCCGGATTGATGCAATCAATCAGAATCCGACCTCTACAGATCGAGGTCTGTTCCAGTTGAACAATCTGTCCTTCCCCCACCTGAGTCTGGATGATTATTTCCATCCGGATACCAATGCCTATCATGGGGTCAGCTACATGCGCTATACCCTGGACAGCATGGGTGATGTCGAGCGCGCCCTGGCAATGTATAACGCTGGACGTTCCCGGGTGGTGCGTAACCAGATTCCGGAAAGCACGGTTCGCTATGTCCAACGGGTGCTGTCGCATCGTAATCAGATGATGGATGAGTTTCGTGCGTATATCCTGGAAACTTTTCCGCCTACGGTGTAA
- a CDS encoding TylF/MycF/NovP-related O-methyltransferase encodes MNKQLPAGYAELRPIADYAPWDTDRSFLTAYNRIKDNTLVDIYRCYSLWQLALQLRHLEGDVLEVGVWRGGTGALLTQALRDDPTCTIYLADTFRGVVKAGPRDDYYKGGEHANTSRETVEQLIAAVGGERVRILEGIFPDETGTGIDASRLRMCHIDVDVYQSALDVLEWVWPRLAVGGVVVFDDYGFFGCEGVTALGNELLARAQKAPVDYIFTYNLNGQGVMLKKASKNF; translated from the coding sequence ATGAACAAGCAACTGCCAGCTGGATATGCTGAACTCCGGCCCATTGCCGACTACGCACCATGGGATACTGACCGGTCTTTTCTGACAGCCTACAACCGCATCAAGGATAATACCCTGGTTGATATATACCGCTGCTACTCGCTGTGGCAGCTGGCATTGCAGCTGCGGCATCTCGAAGGTGATGTGCTGGAGGTCGGCGTATGGCGCGGCGGCACCGGTGCTCTGCTTACCCAGGCATTGCGTGACGATCCCACCTGCACCATCTACCTGGCGGATACCTTTCGCGGTGTGGTCAAGGCTGGTCCGCGGGACGACTACTACAAGGGCGGTGAGCATGCCAATACCAGTCGCGAGACGGTAGAGCAGCTGATTGCTGCGGTGGGGGGGGAACGGGTCCGCATACTCGAGGGAATCTTCCCGGATGAGACCGGTACCGGGATCGATGCAAGCCGATTGCGGATGTGCCACATTGATGTCGATGTCTATCAGTCGGCACTGGATGTTCTGGAGTGGGTATGGCCGCGCCTGGCGGTCGGCGGTGTCGTGGTGTTTGACGATTACGGGTTTTTCGGCTGCGAGGGGGTGACTGCTTTGGGCAACGAACTGCTGGCGCGTGCGCAAAAAGCTCCAGTAGATTATATTTTTACCTATAACCTGAATGGACAGGGGGTAATGCTGAAAAAAGCAAGCAAAAATTTCTGA
- a CDS encoding STAS domain-containing protein, protein MELKIRKQGEIYIIDVSGDMDLYNTNQLKELFMKMLAKNIERFIINLENVSYIDSSGVGTLINIFSTVKQKNLKFYLANVHGTTKKVLELTKLMGFFPIAPSVEEALGAMQ, encoded by the coding sequence ATGGAACTGAAGATTCGAAAACAAGGCGAAATCTACATCATTGACGTGAGTGGTGACATGGATCTTTATAATACGAACCAGCTGAAAGAGCTGTTCATGAAGATGCTCGCCAAAAATATTGAACGCTTTATTATCAATCTGGAGAACGTCAGCTATATCGATTCCAGTGGTGTTGGCACGCTTATCAACATCTTTTCTACCGTAAAGCAGAAAAACCTCAAGTTCTACCTGGCCAATGTTCACGGAACAACCAAGAAGGTACTTGAGCTTACCAAACTGATGGGTTTTTTCCCGATTGCGCCCAGCGTAGAGGAAGCCCTCGGAGCCATGCAATAA
- a CDS encoding ATP-binding protein, with protein sequence MIDNSPDFKEIKVDENSPLFDTKNMFYKEFPSDFRQIRYFTLLVVQKAPPSIKELNLLEQQISEIIKNAVKHGNKNDPNKKVKVWYYFSEHEARIIVEDEGEGFQEIDKWNEFNRKRIEAFQNQDFMELANYVSYRTARSDDNDGGNALFAALEYWNAGYVFSEKRNKVGAKKIFPKKAIGVDA encoded by the coding sequence ATGATTGATAATTCACCCGATTTTAAAGAGATCAAGGTAGATGAAAACTCACCATTGTTCGACACCAAGAACATGTTCTACAAGGAATTCCCGAGCGATTTCCGTCAGATCCGCTACTTTACCCTGCTGGTGGTGCAGAAGGCGCCGCCCTCTATCAAGGAATTGAACCTGCTGGAGCAGCAGATCAGCGAGATTATCAAGAACGCGGTAAAGCACGGCAACAAGAACGATCCGAACAAGAAGGTAAAGGTCTGGTACTACTTCTCGGAGCACGAGGCCCGCATCATTGTCGAGGACGAGGGCGAAGGCTTTCAGGAAATCGACAAATGGAACGAATTCAACCGCAAGCGTATCGAGGCGTTTCAGAACCAGGACTTTATGGAGCTGGCAAACTACGTTTCGTATCGTACCGCACGATCAGATGACAACGACGGCGGCAACGCCCTGTTTGCCGCACTCGAGTACTGGAACGCCGGTTATGTATTCAGCGAGAAACGCAACAAGGTTGGCGCCAAGAAGATCTTTCCCAAAAAGGCAATCGGCGTAGACGCCTGA